A part of Saccharomonospora amisosensis genomic DNA contains:
- a CDS encoding glycosyltransferase family 2 protein: MSDARTTVVIATRNRAAELDRSLRELRALRPTPPVVVVDNGSYDDTAALVRRDFPEVRLVSLAGNAGVAARNIGVRRAETPYVAFSDDDSWWEQGALPRAETLFDAYPRVGLLAATTLVGPRAEPDPVCALLADSPLGTAPDVPGPLVLGFLACSAIVRRQAFLQVGGFSELLHFGAEETLLAYDLAAAGWALSYVDQLRAHHHPSTTRPPARWRRRLELRNNALIALMRRPVPQLLRSLGPLLNEPAAAAGALRRLPHALGRRRRLPRHVEAQIRELT; this comes from the coding sequence ATGAGCGACGCGCGCACCACCGTGGTCATCGCGACCCGAAACCGCGCGGCCGAGCTGGACCGGTCGTTGCGCGAGTTGCGGGCGCTGCGGCCGACGCCACCTGTCGTCGTGGTGGACAACGGCTCATACGACGACACCGCGGCCCTGGTACGGCGGGACTTTCCGGAAGTGCGGTTGGTGAGCCTGGCAGGCAACGCCGGTGTGGCGGCACGCAACATCGGGGTGCGGCGCGCCGAGACACCCTACGTCGCGTTCAGTGACGACGACTCCTGGTGGGAACAGGGTGCGCTGCCGAGAGCGGAGACGCTGTTCGACGCCTATCCCAGGGTGGGCCTGCTCGCGGCGACGACGCTGGTGGGGCCGCGGGCCGAGCCGGACCCGGTGTGCGCGCTGCTGGCCGACAGCCCGCTCGGTACCGCGCCGGATGTGCCAGGCCCGCTGGTGCTGGGCTTCCTCGCCTGCTCGGCGATCGTGCGCAGGCAGGCCTTTCTCCAGGTGGGTGGCTTCAGCGAGCTGCTGCACTTCGGGGCGGAGGAGACGCTGCTCGCCTACGACCTTGCGGCAGCAGGATGGGCACTGAGCTATGTGGATCAACTGCGGGCCCACCACCATCCCTCCACGACCCGGCCGCCCGCGCGGTGGCGGCGCAGGCTGGAGTTGCGTAACAACGCGTTGATCGCCCTGATGCGCAGGCCGGTGCCGCAGTTGCTGCGCAGTCTCGGCCCGTTGCTCAACGAGCCTGCCGCCGCGGCGGGCGCTTTGCGCAGGCTGCCGCACGCCCTCGGCAGGCGCAGGCGGCTTCCCCGGCACGTCGAAGCGCAGATCAGGGAGCTGACATGA
- a CDS encoding polysaccharide pyruvyl transferase family protein: protein MRALVTGWPSFLHGEATAGDVLSMRRVADALRAAGVPTDLVWSPGYRPGVLHFDDADPGHYTHLVFACGPAHGEQVEWLHERYARCRRIAVGVSVIDPTAAAVTGFHRVLARDGDGSGTPDLSVSARSSRVPVAGIALAPGQREYGERRRHEQVHKALLTWVEGLDCARIPLRTRLATADWRHCATPDAFLSLVERLDVVVTTRMHGLVLALSAGVPALAVDPVTGGGKVSAQGHALDWPAVVAAEDAGAEAFEPWWRWCLSAAGRREAARGRADGAELVSGLLREVLG, encoded by the coding sequence ATGCGTGCGCTCGTGACAGGGTGGCCGAGCTTCCTGCACGGTGAGGCCACGGCAGGGGACGTGCTGAGTATGCGCCGTGTCGCCGACGCGCTGCGTGCGGCAGGCGTTCCAACCGATCTGGTGTGGAGTCCCGGATACCGCCCTGGCGTGCTCCATTTCGACGATGCCGACCCTGGTCACTACACGCACCTGGTGTTCGCGTGTGGACCCGCCCACGGTGAGCAGGTGGAGTGGCTGCACGAGCGGTACGCACGCTGCCGCCGCATCGCCGTCGGGGTGTCGGTGATCGACCCGACGGCTGCCGCGGTCACCGGCTTCCACCGCGTGCTCGCCAGGGACGGCGACGGGAGCGGCACGCCCGATCTGTCGGTCTCGGCGCGCTCGTCGCGGGTACCGGTCGCGGGAATCGCGCTCGCGCCCGGCCAGCGGGAGTACGGCGAGCGGCGCAGGCACGAACAGGTGCACAAGGCGCTGCTGACCTGGGTCGAGGGACTGGACTGCGCGCGGATTCCGCTGCGGACGCGGCTGGCGACCGCCGACTGGCGACACTGCGCGACCCCTGACGCCTTCCTGTCGCTGGTGGAACGGCTGGACGTGGTGGTTACCACGCGGATGCACGGCCTGGTACTCGCGCTGTCGGCGGGGGTGCCCGCGCTGGCCGTCGACCCGGTCACCGGCGGCGGCAAGGTGAGCGCACAGGGGCACGCGCTCGACTGGCCCGCGGTGGTGGCAGCCGAGGACGCGGGCGCGGAGGCGTTCGAACCGTGGTGGCGGTGGTGCCTTTCGGCTGCCGGGCGGCGGGAGGCCGCGCGTGGCCGCGCTGACGGTGCCGAACTGGTGTCCGGGCTGCTTCGCGAGGTTCTCGGATGA
- a CDS encoding UDP-glucuronic acid decarboxylase family protein — protein MANRFGHALVTGGAGFLGSQLCERLLGNGHRVTCVDSFATGRPDNIAHLHGHPRFELVEHDMTRPVEGSAVPTDVDLVFHLASAASPKDYQRLAIDTLRVGALGTEHALRLAANAGARFLLTSTSEVYGDPLEHPQRETYWGNVNPIGPRSVYDEAKRYAEALTMAYLREHGTNVAIARVFNTYGPRMRADDGRVIPAFITQALTGRPLTVAGTGEQTRSVCYVDDTVGGLLSLAYSSLHGPVNIGNPDELSVRRIAEEILSLTGVSVAVTTVEGAVDDPRRRCPDITLARAELGWLPSVGLREGLNRTIAWFARNAVADHVSA, from the coding sequence ATGGCTAATCGGTTCGGGCACGCGCTGGTAACCGGCGGCGCCGGGTTCCTCGGCTCACAGCTGTGCGAACGGCTGCTGGGAAACGGCCACCGGGTGACCTGTGTGGACAGTTTCGCGACAGGAAGGCCGGACAACATCGCGCACCTACACGGGCATCCGCGGTTCGAGCTCGTCGAGCACGACATGACGCGACCGGTCGAAGGCAGCGCCGTACCAACCGATGTAGACCTGGTGTTCCACCTGGCCTCGGCGGCGTCGCCGAAGGACTACCAGCGACTCGCTATCGACACACTCCGCGTCGGCGCTCTCGGCACCGAGCACGCGCTGCGGCTTGCCGCCAACGCCGGTGCCCGGTTCCTGCTGACCTCCACCAGCGAGGTCTACGGTGACCCACTCGAGCATCCGCAACGCGAAACCTACTGGGGCAACGTGAATCCGATCGGTCCACGCAGCGTCTACGACGAGGCCAAGCGCTACGCCGAGGCACTCACCATGGCCTACCTGCGCGAGCACGGCACCAACGTGGCGATCGCGAGGGTGTTCAACACCTACGGGCCACGGATGCGGGCCGACGACGGCAGGGTCATCCCGGCCTTCATCACGCAGGCGCTGACAGGGCGACCGCTGACGGTGGCGGGGACCGGGGAGCAGACCCGCTCGGTGTGCTACGTCGACGACACCGTCGGCGGGCTGCTGAGCCTGGCATACAGTTCACTGCACGGCCCCGTGAACATCGGCAACCCTGACGAGCTTTCGGTGCGGCGCATAGCCGAGGAGATCCTTTCCCTGACGGGAGTGTCGGTGGCGGTCACGACGGTGGAAGGAGCTGTCGACGACCCCAGACGCCGCTGCCCGGACATCACCCTCGCCCGAGCAGAACTCGGCTGGCTGCCCAGTGTCGGGTTGCGGGAGGGGCTGAACCGCACCATCGCCTGGTTCGCCCGAAACGCCGTCGCCGACCACGTCTCAGCGTAG
- a CDS encoding carbamoyltransferase family protein, giving the protein MRILGINAVFHDPAAALVVDGEIVAAAEEERFSRRKHGKEAVPFSAWEQPRHSANWCLRHAGLAASDLDAVAYSYDPTLVDETLPGTDQGGWEKLRTLYARRAPAFLKTALPGLDPGKVRFVRHHVAHAASAALAAPFGDCAVLTSDGRGESESYVSGEYREGKFVELANQPLPHSLGLTYEDVTQHLGFKRSSDEYKVMALASYGTPRFLPRLREHIHAGADGGFRTGPIDWSQFAPERAPEGEMLPEHADLAASVQRAVEDVLLDLARWLYERTGRRDLAMAGGTALNCVANTRLHAESPFERVWVQPAAGDAGTALGAALQLAADLGESTRPMLAADLGRDWPEEEIREWLDTARVAYERPRDIAETAAETLAEDGIVAWFQGRAEFGPRALGHRSLLAHPGRAQNLERLNDVKGREQFRPVAPMVLAERAAELFTRGPVPSPYMLFVHDVEPSWRDRIPAVTHVDGTARIQTVDGDAEPLLARMLRGFERRTGLPTVVNTSLNTSGRPMVDDPRDALECFGSAPIDLLAIGPFAVRRTA; this is encoded by the coding sequence GTGCGAATACTCGGCATCAACGCCGTTTTCCACGACCCGGCCGCCGCACTGGTGGTTGACGGCGAGATCGTCGCCGCAGCGGAAGAGGAGCGGTTCAGCAGGCGCAAGCACGGCAAGGAAGCCGTTCCGTTCTCGGCGTGGGAACAGCCACGGCACAGCGCCAACTGGTGCCTGCGGCACGCCGGTCTCGCGGCGTCCGACCTGGACGCGGTCGCCTACTCATACGATCCGACACTCGTCGACGAGACGCTGCCCGGAACCGACCAGGGCGGCTGGGAGAAACTGCGCACCCTCTACGCGCGCCGCGCACCCGCCTTCCTCAAGACGGCACTTCCCGGCCTGGACCCGGGCAAGGTGCGGTTCGTGCGGCACCACGTCGCGCACGCCGCCTCGGCCGCGCTGGCCGCGCCGTTCGGCGACTGCGCGGTGCTGACTTCCGACGGCCGCGGCGAGTCGGAGTCCTATGTGTCCGGTGAGTACCGGGAGGGAAAGTTCGTCGAGCTGGCGAACCAGCCGCTGCCCCACTCGCTCGGACTGACCTATGAGGACGTGACGCAACATCTGGGGTTCAAGCGTTCCAGCGACGAGTACAAGGTGATGGCGCTGGCCTCGTACGGCACGCCGAGATTCCTGCCGCGGCTGCGGGAGCACATCCACGCGGGTGCGGACGGTGGGTTTCGCACCGGCCCGATCGACTGGAGCCAGTTCGCCCCCGAACGGGCCCCCGAAGGCGAAATGCTGCCCGAACACGCCGACCTCGCCGCGAGCGTGCAGCGTGCCGTCGAGGACGTGCTGCTTGATCTCGCCCGCTGGCTGTACGAGCGCACCGGGCGCCGCGACCTGGCGATGGCGGGCGGAACCGCGCTGAACTGCGTGGCCAACACCCGGCTGCACGCGGAAAGCCCGTTCGAGCGGGTCTGGGTACAGCCCGCGGCGGGCGACGCCGGAACCGCACTGGGGGCCGCGCTGCAACTCGCGGCCGACCTCGGGGAGTCCACCCGGCCGATGCTGGCAGCCGACCTCGGCCGCGACTGGCCGGAGGAGGAGATACGGGAATGGCTCGACACCGCCAGGGTTGCCTACGAGCGGCCACGCGACATCGCCGAGACCGCGGCCGAAACACTCGCCGAGGACGGCATCGTGGCGTGGTTCCAGGGCCGCGCCGAGTTCGGCCCACGCGCGCTCGGCCACCGCTCCCTGCTCGCACATCCTGGCAGAGCGCAGAATCTCGAACGCCTCAACGATGTGAAGGGCCGCGAGCAGTTCCGCCCCGTCGCTCCGATGGTGCTGGCCGAAAGGGCGGCCGAGTTATTCACCCGCGGACCCGTTCCGAGTCCCTACATGCTGTTCGTGCACGACGTCGAACCCTCCTGGCGCGACCGCATCCCCGCGGTGACGCATGTGGACGGTACCGCCCGTATCCAGACCGTGGACGGTGACGCCGAACCGCTGCTCGCCAGGATGCTGCGCGGCTTCGAGCGGCGAACCGGGCTGCCAACCGTGGTCAACACCAGCCTCAACACCTCGGGGCGCCCGATGGTCGACGACCCCAGGGACGCGCTGGAATGCTTCGGATCCGCGCCGATCGACCTGCTCGCGATCGGACCGTTCGCCGTGCGGAGGACCGCGTGA
- a CDS encoding HAD-IIIA family hydrolase, whose product MGSRNGAVTVVIPTTGRDSLAALLRALDTATGPPPAEILVVDDRPAGQPLPLPATRLAVRVLRSGGRGPAAARNTGWRAARTEWVAFLDDDVLPDDDWPSAIADDLTGLDDDVAASVGRIVVPLPRERRPTDDERDTLALIRSRWITADMAYRRAVLVEAGGFDERFPRAYREDADLALRVRKAGYAIAEGARTTNHPPRNGDFWASVRRQRGNADNALMRRKHGPGWRAKAGEGGGRLGRHALTTLAGAAGVGLLAMGRTGPAAMACGMWAGLTTQFAGRRVADGPRTPAEIARMAVTSAVIPPVACAHRLRGELAASRHSAVLFDRDDTLIEDVPYLDDPEKVRPMPGAEQALDLLREAGVLVGVVSNQSGVARGHITREELWAVNERVDELLGPFHAWQLCPHAPDDGCACRKPKPGLVLRAAGALGVRPRRCVVIGDIGADVAAAAAAGAQAVLVPTARTMPGEIAESRRDAHVAADLPSAARLAMELL is encoded by the coding sequence ATGGGCAGCCGGAACGGGGCCGTCACCGTCGTCATCCCAACGACGGGCAGGGACAGCCTCGCCGCCCTGTTGCGTGCGCTCGACACCGCCACCGGCCCACCCCCCGCCGAGATTCTGGTGGTCGACGACCGCCCAGCGGGGCAACCGCTGCCGCTGCCTGCGACAAGGCTTGCGGTGCGCGTGCTGCGCTCCGGTGGCCGAGGGCCCGCGGCCGCGCGCAACACCGGCTGGCGGGCGGCGCGCACCGAGTGGGTCGCTTTCCTCGACGACGACGTGCTGCCCGACGACGACTGGCCGAGCGCGATCGCCGACGACCTCACCGGGCTCGACGACGATGTCGCGGCCTCCGTCGGCAGGATCGTCGTGCCGCTGCCGCGCGAGAGGCGGCCCACTGACGACGAGCGCGACACGCTGGCGCTGATCCGCTCGCGGTGGATCACCGCGGACATGGCATACCGGCGTGCGGTGCTGGTGGAGGCCGGTGGCTTCGACGAGCGATTCCCACGCGCCTACCGCGAGGACGCCGACCTCGCGTTGCGGGTGCGAAAGGCGGGTTACGCCATCGCCGAGGGTGCGCGGACCACCAACCACCCGCCGCGCAACGGTGACTTCTGGGCCAGCGTGCGCAGGCAGCGAGGAAACGCCGACAACGCGCTGATGCGCCGCAAACACGGCCCCGGCTGGCGCGCCAAGGCCGGAGAGGGCGGCGGCAGACTCGGCAGGCACGCGCTGACCACGCTCGCGGGTGCCGCCGGAGTCGGGCTGCTCGCCATGGGACGTACCGGACCCGCGGCCATGGCCTGCGGCATGTGGGCAGGCCTGACAACGCAGTTCGCGGGCAGGCGCGTGGCCGACGGTCCGCGCACGCCCGCCGAGATCGCCCGCATGGCCGTCACCAGCGCGGTTATCCCACCCGTCGCATGCGCGCACCGGCTGCGCGGTGAACTCGCCGCCAGCCGGCACAGTGCGGTGCTGTTCGATCGCGACGACACCCTCATCGAGGACGTCCCCTACCTCGACGACCCGGAGAAGGTACGGCCGATGCCTGGCGCGGAGCAGGCGCTGGACCTGCTTCGCGAGGCGGGCGTGCTGGTCGGCGTCGTCAGCAACCAGTCCGGAGTGGCTCGCGGGCACATCACACGCGAGGAGCTGTGGGCGGTAAACGAGCGGGTGGACGAGCTGCTGGGCCCGTTCCACGCGTGGCAGCTGTGCCCGCACGCGCCCGACGACGGCTGCGCGTGCCGCAAGCCGAAACCGGGGCTCGTGCTGCGCGCCGCGGGCGCCCTCGGGGTGCGCCCGCGGCGTTGCGTCGTCATCGGCGACATCGGCGCGGACGTGGCCGCTGCCGCGGCGGCAGGGGCGCAGGCCGTGCTCGTTCCAACCGCCCGCACCATGCCCGGCGAGATAGCGGAGAGCCGCCGCGACGCCCACGTCGCGGCGGACCTGCCTTCGGCCGCCCGGCTGGCCATGGAGTTGCTATGA
- a CDS encoding glycosyltransferase family 9 protein: MSGRVLVARLDSVGDVLLAGPCVRAVAAGSEQVTLLAGPRGRAAARLLPGVDEVIEWCAPWIDPDPPELTAESVEALTKQLRDLRLDAALILTSFHQSPLPLAVVLRMAGVPWIGGISEDYPGSLLDLRHRVDGDPPEARRALSLARAAGYELPEGDKGLLAVRGPLPDTRELAGPPGYVAVHAAASVPARQPTAERTRAIVHALAEAGHRVVVTGSQDERELTAFVADCRATDLGGATDLRELASVLASARAVVAPNTGPAHLAAAVGTPVVSLFAPVVPSARWAPDGVATILLGDQEAPCKDTRARRCPFEGHPCLAIDATEVVDAVATLCNAHDDRRVGTGPTGGVS, from the coding sequence ATGAGCGGCAGGGTCCTCGTCGCACGGCTCGACAGCGTGGGCGACGTCCTGCTGGCGGGCCCGTGTGTGCGCGCCGTCGCAGCGGGGTCCGAGCAGGTGACCCTGCTCGCGGGCCCGAGGGGCCGCGCGGCCGCGCGGCTACTTCCCGGCGTCGACGAAGTGATCGAGTGGTGCGCGCCGTGGATCGACCCCGATCCGCCCGAACTCACCGCCGAGTCGGTGGAAGCCCTCACCAAGCAGCTGCGCGACCTTCGGCTGGACGCGGCGCTGATCCTCACCTCGTTCCACCAGTCACCGCTGCCGCTGGCGGTTGTGCTTCGCATGGCTGGCGTGCCCTGGATAGGCGGAATCAGCGAGGACTATCCAGGGTCGCTGCTCGACCTGCGGCACCGCGTCGACGGCGACCCGCCAGAGGCACGGCGCGCGCTGTCGCTGGCGCGCGCCGCGGGGTACGAGCTGCCGGAGGGCGACAAGGGCCTGCTCGCGGTGCGGGGTCCGCTGCCCGACACCCGAGAGCTGGCCGGCCCGCCCGGCTACGTCGCCGTGCACGCGGCCGCATCAGTGCCCGCTCGGCAACCCACGGCTGAGCGGACCCGCGCCATCGTGCACGCGCTCGCCGAAGCGGGGCATCGCGTGGTGGTCACGGGATCGCAGGACGAGCGCGAGCTCACCGCCTTCGTGGCGGACTGTCGCGCCACGGACCTCGGCGGGGCCACCGACCTTCGCGAGCTGGCCTCCGTACTCGCCTCGGCCCGCGCCGTGGTGGCACCCAACACCGGCCCGGCACACCTGGCCGCCGCCGTTGGCACGCCGGTGGTGTCGCTGTTCGCGCCCGTCGTTCCCTCCGCCCGCTGGGCACCCGACGGCGTCGCGACGATCCTGCTCGGCGACCAGGAGGCCCCGTGCAAGGACACCAGGGCAAGGCGCTGCCCCTTCGAGGGGCACCCGTGCCTCGCGATCGACGCCACCGAGGTGGTCGACGCCGTCGCCACCCTCTGCAACGCGCACGACGACCGTCGCGTCGGCACAGGACCCACTGGAGGTGTGTCGTGA
- a CDS encoding D-sedoheptulose-7-phosphate isomerase, whose protein sequence is MIEEHFTALHGALDRTRTAVPTIKVWGAHLATVLADGGRLLACGNGGSAAEAQHLTGELVGKFLSDRQPLSAIALHADTSAGTAIVNDYGEHEFYARQVRAHGRSGDVLVALSTSGRSQNVVAAAKVAHELGMVTWALTGPAPNPLTALCDDAIAVEAGSVATVQEVHLAVVHALCTRIDESLGARA, encoded by the coding sequence GTGATCGAAGAACACTTCACCGCACTGCACGGTGCGCTGGACAGGACGCGGACCGCGGTGCCGACGATCAAGGTGTGGGGTGCCCACCTCGCCACTGTGCTCGCCGACGGCGGCAGGTTGCTCGCCTGCGGCAACGGCGGCAGCGCCGCCGAGGCTCAGCACCTCACCGGCGAACTCGTCGGCAAGTTCCTCAGCGACCGGCAACCACTGTCAGCTATCGCGCTGCACGCCGACACCTCGGCAGGCACGGCGATCGTCAACGACTACGGCGAGCACGAGTTCTACGCGAGGCAGGTGCGCGCCCACGGCAGATCCGGTGACGTTCTGGTCGCGCTGTCCACAAGCGGCCGCAGCCAGAACGTGGTCGCCGCCGCGAAGGTCGCCCACGAGCTCGGCATGGTCACCTGGGCACTGACCGGCCCAGCGCCCAACCCGCTCACCGCACTGTGCGACGACGCTATCGCGGTGGAGGCCGGCAGCGTGGCGACGGTGCAGGAGGTGCACCTTGCGGTGGTGCACGCGCTGTGCACACGGATCGACGAGTCACTGGGGGCGCGGGCATGA
- a CDS encoding PfkB family carbohydrate kinase, which translates to MRPLVVVGDALLDVDVEGRSDRLCPEAPVPVVDAEGEWVRPGGAGLAAALLATRTAPRTLLVTALGDDDTGRRLAELLAHDVRVLRLPLEGETVRKTRVRAAGQSLVRLDTGDGRAAQAPLPANVERSLRDAGAVLVSDYGRGVAAHRGLRRLLTDLARRIPVVWDPHPRGPAPVPGATLVTPNDREALGFVPGCGGPEQAAATLRREWACSAAAVTVGANGAVLADGDSGSVRIPVPTGAAATGQRPDTCGAGDRFASAAAAALLEGADVTQAVRSAVEAASRFVAAGGASALSVEESALPRVDGDAFDLAERVRRQGGRLVATGGCFDLLHPGHVSLLRQARSLGDALVVCLNSDDSVRRLKGPGRPVVPEADRARLLAELAIVDAVVVFDEPAPSQVLNQLRPDVWVKGDDYAGADLPEADVVRRHGGEVVLVPTVDGYSTTRLLQDAGR; encoded by the coding sequence ATGAGGCCGCTGGTCGTTGTCGGCGACGCGCTGCTCGACGTTGACGTCGAGGGCCGCAGTGACCGGCTGTGCCCGGAAGCTCCGGTTCCGGTCGTGGACGCCGAGGGCGAGTGGGTGCGACCTGGAGGGGCAGGCCTCGCGGCCGCGCTGCTGGCTACCCGGACGGCACCGCGGACGCTGCTGGTCACCGCACTCGGCGACGACGACACGGGGCGGCGCCTCGCCGAGTTGCTCGCCCACGACGTGCGGGTGCTGCGACTGCCGCTGGAAGGGGAGACGGTGCGCAAAACGCGGGTCAGGGCGGCAGGACAGTCGCTGGTGCGCCTCGACACCGGTGACGGGCGCGCGGCGCAGGCGCCGCTGCCCGCGAACGTCGAGCGGTCGCTTCGCGACGCGGGCGCCGTCCTGGTCTCCGACTACGGGCGGGGCGTGGCGGCCCACCGGGGGCTGCGGCGGCTGCTCACCGACCTGGCCAGGCGCATCCCCGTGGTGTGGGACCCGCACCCGAGAGGACCAGCTCCCGTGCCTGGGGCCACGCTCGTCACCCCCAACGATCGCGAGGCGCTGGGTTTCGTGCCCGGCTGCGGCGGACCCGAGCAGGCCGCCGCGACCTTGCGCCGGGAGTGGGCGTGCTCGGCGGCGGCGGTGACGGTCGGCGCGAACGGAGCCGTGCTCGCCGACGGCGACTCCGGCAGCGTCCGGATTCCGGTGCCGACCGGCGCGGCCGCGACCGGGCAGCGGCCGGACACCTGCGGGGCGGGCGACCGCTTCGCCAGCGCCGCCGCGGCGGCTCTGCTGGAGGGGGCCGACGTGACGCAAGCCGTACGTTCGGCGGTGGAGGCCGCGTCACGGTTCGTCGCCGCGGGCGGAGCGTCGGCACTTTCGGTTGAGGAATCCGCCCTGCCCCGCGTGGACGGCGACGCGTTCGATCTCGCCGAGCGGGTGCGCAGGCAGGGCGGCCGCCTCGTCGCCACCGGAGGCTGCTTCGACCTGCTGCACCCCGGACACGTGAGCCTGCTGAGGCAGGCGCGGTCCCTCGGTGACGCCCTCGTGGTCTGCCTGAACTCCGACGATTCGGTGCGCCGGTTGAAAGGCCCTGGCAGGCCGGTAGTGCCGGAGGCCGACCGAGCAAGGCTGCTGGCGGAGCTGGCCATTGTGGACGCCGTCGTTGTCTTCGACGAACCGGCTCCCAGCCAGGTGCTGAACCAGCTGCGGCCGGACGTCTGGGTCAAGGGCGACGACTACGCGGGTGCGGACCTGCCCGAGGCCGACGTGGTGCGCCGCCATGGCGGCGAGGTGGTGCTGGTGCCCACCGTGGACGGCTACTCAACCACCCGGCTGCTGCAGGACGCGGGCCGGTAG
- a CDS encoding SDR family oxidoreductase: MNVLITGGSSGLGAATVDAVLAEGGTPLVIDRAAPPADVPYALADLADTPSAESAVRELAERVGGLDAVFTAAGIDSPGALGAVPAKEWERVVQVNLLGTAAVVRAALPYLERSGGTVVTCGSTLGLRSVSDATAYCASKAGVAAFTRALAAETAGRVGVTLLVPGGMDTAFFDGRDEQYKPPPGAKLNRPEDVAASVLHALRTPAGCEVRELVVCHSEEGSWP; this comes from the coding sequence ATGAACGTACTGATCACAGGCGGTTCCTCCGGGCTGGGCGCCGCGACGGTCGATGCGGTGCTCGCCGAAGGCGGCACCCCGCTCGTCATCGACAGGGCCGCTCCACCCGCCGATGTCCCGTACGCGCTGGCCGACCTCGCCGACACGCCGTCGGCGGAGAGCGCGGTGCGGGAACTGGCCGAGCGCGTGGGCGGCCTCGACGCGGTGTTCACGGCGGCGGGCATCGATTCGCCCGGCGCGCTTGGCGCGGTACCCGCCAAGGAGTGGGAGCGAGTGGTGCAGGTGAACCTGCTCGGTACGGCCGCGGTCGTACGCGCGGCGCTTCCCTACCTGGAGCGCTCCGGCGGCACCGTGGTCACCTGCGGGTCCACGCTGGGCCTTCGCTCGGTTTCCGACGCTACCGCCTACTGCGCTTCGAAGGCAGGCGTAGCCGCGTTCACCCGGGCACTCGCCGCGGAAACCGCGGGAAGGGTCGGGGTGACGCTGCTGGTCCCCGGCGGTATGGACACCGCGTTCTTCGACGGCCGCGACGAGCAGTACAAGCCGCCACCCGGCGCCAAGCTGAACCGACCGGAGGACGTCGCGGCCTCCGTGCTGCACGCGTTGCGCACCCCGGCGGGTTGCGAGGTGCGTGAGTTGGTGGTGTGCCATTCGGAAGAGGGCTCGTGGCCGTAA